TATAAATTATCACAGACCAAATTTTTAAACTCAAATATTTACGTAGTGGGTCAGCTGCCAGGCTTGCTGGTTGGGAACAAATCAGTACGAGTGAAGAAGATTTAGAAGaaggtaaaaaaaagaaaaataatgaagTTCATCCAAAACAAAAGATTTCAATTATTCATAATACAGAATCAAATGCTGATACTATTGAAGAAACAACACCtattatattacataaatgtaaATCAATTTGTAAAGCAAAAATTAGtaatattaatgaaattaatatcaAATCacttattaatcaaaatgaattattacGTCAAGATGAtgcaaatttattaaaatttgtaaataaagaagaaataaatgagaaaaaatcAACAAGATCAACATGTATACATGATCATCATGTGAAATTTTCACGTTCACGTATAAAATTTTTTCCATCACTTATAACATCATCAACATCACCAACAgtatcatcatcttcagcatcatcaacaacattaaaattaataatttcatcGAAAAAATCGTCTTCATTAAATAAACTCAGTGAATGTATaccattgaaaaatatttttgatttacAATCTTATTCATCTATTCCAACATTGAAATCAACCAATGGACCTAACACTGTTTCATGTAATATTAATTGTAACGTTATTAAGACTACTAACACAAACAATAATCTATCTAATAGTACCTTGATTTATGAAGTGAAACCATCATCCTCTGTAGAATATTCTGATCATATACTACGTGTTCCAGTACTTGGTAGTCGTCAGTCTGGTAAAACTACattaattaaacaatttattcattgtattGATCCTGGAAATCCTCTTCCTACTTGTAAACATCCAGAATATTACGATCCAATGATATCATTCAATGATCGTATTTATTATGTACGTTTAATAGATTGTCCACCAATTGATAAAAAATTTCCAACTAATTCTATTGAGGAATGGGAGAATTATCGTGGTTGGGGTTTAAGAAATGCTTCAGCATTTATTTTAGTTTTTGATGTTAATTCAGAATCATCATTTCAACATATACGTCATTTACGTGATCAAATTGTTAGTGAATTTAATGATGtaccattattattagttgcaaataaaattgatttattacAACAAATTACAAATGgatttaattcaaataatattaTACCATCATTTTATTCAACATCTTCTACATCATCTTCAGCAATCACTATGCCAATACAAGGACAATTACAAATGGTTCATTTAAATAATCCTAATTATCGATTTAATATACGTCGTgatataaatatgattattaaaAAACAATGGAAACGTACTATACTTGTTGAATGTTCTGCTAAATACAATTGGCATGTCATGAATGTTTTCAGAGAGTTAATGCGTATTTTAGAGAATAGAGAACAGGCACATAAGCCTACTGCAGCTAGAGCAGTACAAAATGCATTAAGAAATAATCAATGTTCAATAATGTGAttcttgtgtttttttttcactcCTTATCCTTAAATGTATAAATGATAACAGAAATAAGgcacataaataaaaatatacttacTACAACAACGACAATTATGCTaatgatttgattattttttgtaacactgttgatgatgatgatgatgatgatgatgatgatgatgtaatcaATTAAAAACTCATGTTCATGTGAAAAGGCTAGTTCTAGATATTTTGAGttatttttcagttttatttctGCTTCTATTTCTTTTGTTAAGTGTTTTTTTAATTCTTCAACTTTTTCCCCCTACCTTCATTCACTTATGATTAACTTTATTGAATTAGACAAGATATTCCATGCATTATAATGGATGGATTATAGCaacttattatatatatacataagatTTATTCACTATAAACTTATCAattaaagaaaatgaaatggaacaaaatattctgaaaaatattACTCACATTAATCCAGAGGGTATCATTATAGTAAATATTATTacgattataattataattataattgctattattactactattattactactattattagtacTATTACTAATGTTATTGATATTGCTGTGCAATACTAGAATTCatataacaaataaacattactAATTTCACTCGTTTATCTATTCTTTTTAGT
The genomic region above belongs to Schistosoma haematobium chromosome 2, whole genome shotgun sequence and contains:
- the RASL10B gene encoding Ras-like, 10, member (EggNog:ENOG410VC78~COG:S) — protein: MISFNDRIYYVRLIDCPPIDKKFPTNSIEEWENYRGWGLRNASAFILVFDVNSESSFQHIRHLRDQIVSEFNDVPLLLVANKIDLLQQITNGFNSNNIIPSFYSTSSTSSSAITMPIQGQLQMVHLNNPNYRFNIRRDINMIIKKQWKRTILVECSAKYNWHVMNVFRELMRILENREQAHKPTAARAVQNALRNNQCSIM